A genome region from Candidatus Melainabacteria bacterium includes the following:
- a CDS encoding LysM peptidoglycan-binding domain-containing protein, with translation MSRFAFNPEMSAGANFTPSGGEAAAASAIDVHRAAVFQPNIESHVAAAMPAAEQSIMSAVQAASQPISPLIQMIMRMPGQIGLLSSMFEALGNFLVGHANLLAGFDPSILAGAHSAITSMPVGEHMGISLSLLPNTAPILQNLGMGGLGTNGADMLGAVGKNAAGQFNTHDILKDSVAFRDQLKVSGSLDLNKPQFETGRLSSQIDGLSGKGDALSGPAMREASSATHLSGANRLFGDRPVALTSHSPMANPTSSVASAQTVPVSGQAPSSLNVSSSNFTSDMSATGGLSDAAPAASGAQNVGNFNIGQLGRSAVDSSTANGVGPSGAIGDQLGANKYIAMDKGVATFHPTLGTPDATSGYDASYLQHQTPADTAASHNLGGLKANQLSLDSVTGKTHVAQPAAAHAAPASHAAAPAHSTASHPASADAKPATEHVAHAPKHVMDHIGHQTAGFSHNHSGLLSGRDGIAHVHRAPAHVEQPRIAAQPQQMIKPVGATNASFEQAAVPNQQVVADGSQMQQVADGSQIADGSQVTDGTQIAQAGDASQIPAAGDATQAAQAAPSTYTIRAGDCLWNIAKDQLGAPTRWSEIYKMNTDVLGSNPSMIHPGTTINLPGGGSDIASAGAEHGTYIVKAGDNLWDISKHVNGDGSKWGEIYNLNKDIIGSNPSLIMPGQHLQLPGTGAESAGTLAQAPTAAASQQLASAPQMSSAPSGAPTGGDSLRMEGGTPINPDGSIAQTPVQSYSPAEMQAQTPAAAPETAMEAPQAPAAPVQTAPVQAAAPAPQAASTPVHLGGPGAAAAATLPPQPTPAELHQLTAPKNDVVSSNLTADLAQFIRKTK, from the coding sequence ATGTCGAGATTCGCTTTCAATCCAGAAATGAGCGCCGGCGCCAACTTCACTCCATCAGGTGGCGAAGCGGCTGCAGCCTCAGCGATTGACGTTCACCGCGCCGCGGTTTTCCAGCCCAACATCGAGTCGCATGTGGCTGCTGCCATGCCTGCAGCTGAACAGAGCATCATGTCTGCAGTACAAGCAGCCTCGCAGCCGATCTCACCGTTGATTCAGATGATCATGCGCATGCCCGGGCAGATTGGGCTGCTCAGTTCAATGTTCGAGGCACTGGGCAACTTCCTCGTTGGTCACGCTAACTTGCTGGCCGGGTTCGATCCATCAATTCTGGCTGGCGCCCACTCGGCGATTACATCGATGCCGGTAGGCGAGCACATGGGTATCAGCCTCAGCTTGCTGCCCAACACTGCACCAATTCTGCAAAACCTTGGCATGGGTGGTCTCGGCACCAACGGCGCAGACATGCTCGGCGCTGTCGGTAAAAACGCAGCAGGTCAATTCAACACACACGACATTCTTAAAGATAGCGTTGCTTTTCGCGATCAATTGAAAGTTTCAGGCTCACTCGATCTCAATAAGCCTCAGTTCGAAACTGGACGGTTAAGCAGCCAGATCGATGGACTGAGTGGAAAAGGCGATGCTCTGTCCGGTCCCGCCATGAGAGAAGCCAGCTCGGCCACACACCTTTCCGGAGCGAACAGACTCTTCGGCGATCGCCCGGTCGCCCTCACCTCGCATTCTCCGATGGCTAACCCCACATCATCAGTCGCATCAGCTCAGACTGTTCCTGTTTCCGGCCAGGCGCCCAGCTCTTTGAATGTCAGCTCAAGCAACTTCACAAGCGATATGTCCGCCACAGGTGGACTGAGCGACGCTGCGCCGGCTGCCAGCGGCGCGCAGAACGTCGGTAATTTCAACATCGGTCAACTGGGACGATCCGCTGTAGATTCGAGCACCGCCAATGGTGTCGGTCCATCAGGAGCGATTGGAGATCAATTAGGCGCCAATAAATACATCGCTATGGACAAAGGCGTAGCCACCTTCCATCCCACCCTTGGAACACCTGACGCAACATCCGGCTACGACGCCAGTTACCTGCAACATCAAACACCAGCCGACACGGCTGCTTCGCACAACCTCGGCGGATTGAAAGCAAATCAGCTTTCACTCGATAGCGTAACGGGCAAGACACATGTCGCTCAACCTGCTGCCGCGCATGCTGCACCGGCAAGCCATGCAGCTGCTCCTGCACATTCAACAGCCAGTCATCCCGCCAGCGCGGACGCAAAACCAGCAACAGAGCATGTCGCTCATGCACCGAAACATGTTATGGATCATATCGGTCATCAAACTGCTGGTTTCTCGCACAACCATTCCGGATTGTTGAGCGGTCGAGATGGCATCGCGCACGTTCACCGCGCCCCCGCTCATGTCGAGCAACCACGCATCGCCGCCCAACCTCAACAAATGATCAAACCGGTCGGCGCTACAAACGCATCATTCGAGCAAGCCGCCGTGCCAAATCAACAGGTGGTCGCTGATGGTTCACAGATGCAGCAAGTTGCTGACGGCTCACAAATCGCCGATGGTTCACAGGTAACCGATGGCACTCAAATCGCTCAAGCAGGAGACGCATCACAAATTCCTGCCGCAGGAGATGCTACTCAAGCGGCTCAGGCTGCGCCCAGCACCTATACGATCAGGGCCGGAGATTGCCTCTGGAATATCGCCAAAGATCAACTGGGTGCACCAACACGCTGGTCCGAAATCTACAAGATGAACACCGATGTACTGGGATCGAATCCATCGATGATTCACCCTGGCACCACCATCAACTTGCCGGGTGGAGGCTCAGATATAGCCTCAGCCGGAGCTGAACATGGAACTTATATCGTCAAAGCTGGAGACAATCTCTGGGATATCTCCAAGCACGTCAACGGCGATGGCAGCAAATGGGGCGAAATTTACAACCTCAATAAAGATATCATCGGCTCTAATCCGAGCTTGATCATGCCGGGACAACACTTGCAGTTGCCTGGAACAGGCGCAGAAAGTGCCGGCACGCTCGCTCAAGCACCGACCGCGGCAGCTTCGCAACAACTCGCCAGCGCACCTCAGATGTCCTCTGCTCCAAGCGGTGCCCCTACCGGCGGTGACTCACTGCGGATGGAAGGTGGCACACCAATCAATCCAGATGGCTCAATCGCGCAAACACCAGTACAAAGTTATTCACCGGCCGAAATGCAAGCTCAAACACCAGCAGCGGCGCCAGAAACGGCTATGGAAGCTCCGCAAGCTCCAGCAGCTCCGGTTCAGACCGCCCCAGTACAGGCTGCGGCACCGGCACCACAAGCAGCTTCAACCCCAGTACATCTTGGTGGACCGGGAGCAGCAGCTGCCGCCACGCTGCCACCACAGCCAACTCCAGCAGAGTTGCATCAGTTAACAGCACCGAAAAACGATGTGGTTTCTTCCAACCTGACAGCGGACCTGGCCCAGTTTATTCGCAAGACAAAATAG
- a CDS encoding glycerate kinase, with protein sequence MRFLVSPCAYKGTLSALQLCEAIARGIREALPASEISMAPIADGGDGTLDALHAAIGGEFHYVETVDAIGRPVRAKWLHIDQTAVVELACASGLATLLRDNKLNALQAHTYGLGQVTRDALLTRPQYLFVCVGGSASTDGGAGMLTALGAEFLNERGQPVELGGEHLSSVRSCNLKEVKRLIDASGVSSIKVAVDVDNPLLGDYGAAAVYGPQKGAGLEHVKLLNDGLTQLAQVLEAEVGRECKDSPGAGAAGGTAFGVSIALGAEMISGFSWLSSVMNLEEKIRHCDVVITAEGCLDDQSMSGKALGELAKLCKLYGKQLWAVPAMAESDIDWKSQGVDKILTTSSHGKLADEMSVQAAAYDLCKL encoded by the coding sequence TTGCGGTTTCTTGTCAGTCCTTGTGCTTATAAAGGAACGCTCTCGGCACTGCAACTTTGCGAAGCTATCGCGCGAGGCATTCGCGAGGCTTTGCCCGCTTCGGAGATATCTATGGCACCGATAGCCGACGGCGGTGATGGAACCTTAGATGCCTTGCATGCTGCAATAGGCGGGGAGTTCCACTATGTTGAGACTGTAGATGCGATCGGGCGACCTGTGCGTGCCAAATGGCTGCACATCGACCAGACTGCCGTTGTCGAGCTGGCTTGCGCAAGCGGGCTGGCCACGCTCTTGCGCGACAACAAACTGAATGCGCTTCAGGCTCACACCTATGGTTTAGGCCAGGTTACTCGCGATGCACTTTTAACCAGGCCGCAGTATTTGTTCGTCTGCGTGGGCGGTAGTGCCTCTACTGATGGTGGCGCCGGTATGCTTACTGCTCTCGGAGCTGAGTTCTTGAATGAGCGCGGGCAGCCTGTGGAGCTAGGCGGAGAGCACCTTAGTTCCGTGCGGTCTTGCAATCTGAAAGAAGTGAAAAGGTTGATTGATGCCAGTGGTGTATCGTCGATCAAAGTTGCCGTGGACGTTGATAATCCGTTGTTAGGCGATTATGGTGCGGCAGCTGTATACGGTCCGCAAAAGGGCGCGGGACTAGAGCATGTCAAACTTCTGAATGATGGATTGACTCAGTTGGCGCAGGTTTTAGAAGCCGAAGTTGGCAGGGAATGCAAAGATTCTCCCGGCGCAGGCGCGGCTGGTGGCACCGCATTTGGTGTTAGTATCGCTCTTGGCGCTGAAATGATTTCAGGCTTTTCATGGCTTTCGTCAGTGATGAATCTAGAAGAAAAGATTCGGCATTGCGACGTTGTAATTACCGCCGAAGGCTGCCTGGATGACCAGTCAATGAGTGGTAAGGCACTTGGTGAACTGGCAAAGTTGTGCAAGCTTTACGGTAAGCAACTCTGGGCTGTACCGGCAATGGCCGAGTCAGACATCGACTGGAAGAGTCAGGGCGTGGACAAAATTCTGACGACATCATCACACGGAAAGCTGGCAGACGAAATGAGCGTTCAAGCCGCTGCGTATGACCTGTGCAAACTTTGA
- a CDS encoding DUF393 domain-containing protein — translation MTLLTNPKTGSHIVLFDGVCGLCDRFVQFVLPRDSTGKFQFASLQSEFAATLLKSCNIQANDLNSIIVVADYGLPTQRWFAKSDAAAFVLSNLGPVWSVAALFKFMPKVIRDFGYDTVASNRYKIFGKHDSCRLPDESSRERFIEV, via the coding sequence ATGACGCTGTTGACCAACCCGAAAACAGGCTCGCACATTGTGCTGTTTGATGGCGTCTGCGGTTTGTGCGACAGGTTTGTGCAATTCGTACTGCCCAGAGATTCGACAGGGAAATTTCAGTTTGCCTCACTGCAAAGTGAGTTTGCAGCGACTCTTTTGAAGAGCTGCAACATCCAGGCAAATGACCTGAATAGTATTATTGTAGTAGCCGATTACGGTCTACCCACTCAACGCTGGTTCGCAAAATCAGACGCAGCAGCTTTCGTCTTGAGCAACTTAGGTCCTGTCTGGTCGGTAGCAGCTCTGTTTAAGTTCATGCCGAAAGTAATCAGGGATTTCGGATACGACACGGTTGCCTCTAACCGCTACAAAATTTTCGGCAAACATGACTCATGCAGGCTGCCGGATGAAAGTTCGCGAGAACGGTTCATAGAAGTTTGA
- a CDS encoding alpha/beta fold hydrolase: protein MSIKPKSQPALEKTHPNRLLGLIAIGILLFGSPSLAAKELAQDASVQNTSVQNAPEQTTSTQAAPAQNATAQDTSRREGNALERIKCVEDGPLSKQLHLPLYEWIPRNAEPDGMVLAIHGLTLHGKRYEVLGRAFAAEGFYVCAPDMRGFGRCYTDEKGEFSVDGESKRRVDYEKSFQDIVALAKAMKSAHPNIPLFVMGESLGTAVAIKLAADQPDLVSGLLLSGPTVQVNPLMFIHPENMLAASWALLIHPRFNMSTSSFVRNLVSNDPDIVQELLNDPLCRKGLTVAELLKTKRFVRRTLANASKIRVGMPMLLIQGSEDKCMVPRAVTRLMGNVRSSDQTARWLYAHGHLLLETAYLRPATLDSIDAWIRDQSPAHVQEMTAIKEEILQVGGKPTRD, encoded by the coding sequence ATGTCCATAAAACCCAAATCACAGCCCGCACTTGAAAAGACTCATCCCAATCGACTTCTCGGTCTGATCGCAATCGGGATTTTGCTTTTTGGCAGTCCATCGCTTGCTGCGAAAGAGCTGGCACAAGATGCTTCCGTACAAAATACCTCTGTACAAAACGCTCCGGAACAAACTACATCCACACAAGCAGCGCCTGCGCAAAATGCGACTGCTCAAGATACATCGAGACGGGAAGGAAACGCCCTTGAACGCATAAAATGTGTGGAAGATGGTCCACTCTCAAAACAATTGCATCTCCCGCTTTACGAGTGGATACCGAGGAACGCAGAGCCGGATGGTATGGTTCTTGCTATTCACGGGCTGACGTTGCACGGCAAACGTTATGAAGTGCTGGGACGAGCTTTCGCCGCAGAAGGCTTCTACGTCTGCGCCCCCGATATGCGAGGCTTTGGGCGCTGCTACACTGACGAGAAAGGAGAGTTCTCAGTCGATGGTGAGAGCAAGCGACGAGTCGACTATGAAAAGTCCTTTCAAGACATCGTTGCTTTAGCAAAAGCTATGAAGAGCGCCCATCCCAACATTCCGCTGTTTGTCATGGGTGAGAGCTTAGGCACCGCTGTTGCAATTAAGCTCGCTGCGGATCAACCAGATCTCGTCAGCGGTCTGCTACTGTCCGGTCCTACAGTTCAAGTCAATCCTCTTATGTTCATTCATCCAGAGAATATGCTGGCAGCCTCGTGGGCACTTTTGATTCATCCGCGTTTCAATATGTCCACATCGAGTTTTGTCAGAAACCTTGTGTCAAATGATCCCGACATCGTACAAGAGCTGTTGAATGATCCTCTCTGCCGAAAAGGACTAACTGTAGCGGAGTTGCTCAAAACTAAAAGATTCGTCAGACGCACACTGGCTAATGCATCAAAGATTAGAGTGGGAATGCCAATGCTCCTTATACAAGGCAGTGAAGATAAATGCATGGTACCGCGTGCGGTGACGCGACTGATGGGCAATGTTCGCTCATCCGACCAGACGGCGCGATGGCTATATGCCCACGGGCACTTGCTTCTCGAGACAGCCTATCTGCGACCAGCGA